Proteins encoded in a region of the Brevefilum fermentans genome:
- a CDS encoding ornithine cyclodeaminase family domain: protein MPYPIFDRNRLILKPLSERVNDLQRDVFLCLTDPIPEFQDDNLEILAERIIKAKERGATVLLMMGAHVIRSGVNRFLIDLMKKGYITLIGTNGASAIHDMEFAMIGESTESVARYIREGQFGLWKETGRVNDAARYAQENGYGLGEAVGKMIYENPIEFPYRESSLFAAGYQYGIPITVHVGIGQDIVHEHPNFDGSATGESSYRDFLTLTYFVQSLEGGVVLNIGTAVMGPEVYLKALSMARNVANQENRHIRHFTSAVFDLVDLGDDIHSEAPKTNAAYYFRPYKTVLVRTVADGGESFYIRGQHRATVPNLHRLIIEKARQ from the coding sequence ATGCCCTATCCAATTTTTGATCGCAACCGATTGATCTTGAAACCTCTCAGTGAACGAGTCAATGATTTACAGCGTGACGTATTTCTCTGTTTGACCGACCCAATCCCAGAATTTCAAGATGACAATTTAGAGATTCTTGCTGAACGGATCATCAAAGCCAAAGAACGCGGTGCAACTGTCTTGCTCATGATGGGTGCGCACGTCATCCGTAGCGGCGTGAACCGTTTTTTGATTGACCTGATGAAAAAAGGTTACATCACCTTGATTGGCACCAATGGAGCCAGCGCCATTCATGACATGGAATTTGCCATGATCGGAGAATCAACCGAATCGGTCGCCCGTTATATCCGGGAAGGACAGTTTGGATTGTGGAAGGAAACTGGCAGAGTCAACGACGCCGCGCGCTATGCACAGGAAAATGGCTACGGTCTCGGAGAAGCAGTTGGAAAGATGATCTATGAAAATCCAATTGAATTTCCCTACCGCGAATCCAGTTTGTTTGCCGCAGGATACCAATATGGGATACCAATTACCGTTCATGTCGGTATTGGGCAGGATATTGTGCACGAACATCCGAATTTTGATGGTTCCGCAACTGGAGAGAGCAGTTATCGGGACTTCCTCACGCTGACTTATTTTGTCCAGAGCCTTGAAGGCGGGGTTGTACTTAATATTGGTACTGCTGTTATGGGACCTGAAGTGTACCTGAAAGCCCTCTCAATGGCACGTAACGTGGCAAATCAAGAAAATCGGCACATTCGGCACTTCACCTCTGCCGTCTTTGACCTGGTTGATTTGGGCGACGATATTCACAGTGAAGCACCAAAAACCAACGCTGCCTATTACTTCCGTCCGTACAAAACGGTTTTGGTCCGTACTGTGGCGGATGGCGGCGAATCATTTTATATTCGTGGTCAACACCGGGCGACAGTGCCAAATTTGCACCGCTTAATCATCGAAAAAGCGAGGCAATAG
- a CDS encoding bifunctional heptose 7-phosphate kinase/heptose 1-phosphate adenyltransferase produces the protein MMETRRLDEILENFSQTRVSVLGDFFLDLYIEMDRSLSEFSIETHKEAFQAVNLRGQPGAAGVVNNNLSALGAQHATIGYIGHDGNGYTLRNALAERGADTTHLIETMDRFTPTYTKPMMKELDGEHSELNRIDIVNRSPNPDRLNAALVNHLKQAIHSYKGILVVEQVKQDGFGVMSPVLRQALSELAGQNLDSIIMVDSRHFGAAYRNVSLKMNIHEATNVAAELTGRNPENFTADLIVAAENCSRILWEVQRRPIFITLGDQGLCGMDNNQFFHFPGYQIEGPIDIVGAGDSVLAGIGLSMCAGATSREAAYIGNLVGSITVQQLGTTGIANQADVLRRHHEYQQQLKGIK, from the coding sequence ATGATGGAAACCAGGCGGCTTGATGAAATATTAGAAAATTTCTCACAAACAAGGGTGTCTGTATTAGGCGATTTTTTCCTTGACCTTTACATAGAAATGGATCGATCCTTGTCAGAGTTTTCTATTGAAACGCATAAAGAAGCCTTTCAGGCTGTCAACTTGCGGGGTCAGCCTGGTGCGGCGGGTGTGGTGAACAACAACCTGTCGGCTTTAGGCGCTCAACATGCCACCATTGGGTATATTGGCCATGATGGTAATGGGTATACATTAAGAAACGCCCTGGCTGAAAGAGGTGCCGACACTACCCATTTGATCGAAACGATGGACCGCTTCACTCCAACCTACACGAAACCGATGATGAAAGAATTGGATGGAGAGCATAGTGAACTCAATCGGATAGATATTGTCAATCGGTCGCCCAACCCGGATCGCTTGAATGCCGCGTTGGTTAACCACCTTAAACAAGCCATACATTCGTATAAGGGAATTCTGGTGGTTGAGCAAGTCAAACAGGATGGTTTTGGCGTGATGTCGCCGGTGCTGCGTCAAGCTCTCTCAGAGCTTGCAGGGCAAAACCTGGACAGCATAATTATGGTTGATTCCAGGCACTTTGGGGCTGCATACCGAAATGTGTCTTTGAAAATGAACATTCATGAAGCAACAAATGTTGCAGCGGAATTAACCGGCAGAAACCCTGAAAATTTCACTGCAGATTTAATTGTAGCAGCAGAGAATTGTTCTCGTATCCTGTGGGAGGTTCAACGCAGGCCAATTTTTATCACGCTTGGCGATCAAGGTTTGTGTGGTATGGACAATAATCAGTTCTTTCATTTCCCCGGTTATCAGATTGAAGGTCCAATTGATATTGTTGGCGCAGGTGATTCTGTCTTAGCTGGAATTGGACTGTCAATGTGCGCCGGTGCCACAAGCCGGGAGGCGGCATATATTGGCAATTTGGTAGGATCAATTACTGTGCAGCAACTGGGAACAACCGGTATTGCAAACCAAGCAGATGTGTTACGTCGACACCATGAATATCAACAGCAACTTAAAGGAATTAAATAG
- a CDS encoding D-sedoheptulose-7-phosphate isomerase: MSENLITIKNYLFALTEVIEKFPVEKLAEITELLQQARENQATIFICGNGGSWATAAHMVCDFGKNTRKPDKKRMRVIGLGDNIPSLTAYANDEGYDRVFAEPLMNLMQPGDVLIAISGSGNSPNILEAVKTARQFDGVSVGLTGFEGGQLKDLVDYPLVIPSDSMEVIEDFHMIVDHIMTLCLRQ, translated from the coding sequence ATGTCTGAAAATTTGATAACAATCAAAAACTACCTTTTTGCTTTAACCGAAGTCATTGAAAAATTTCCTGTTGAAAAGCTGGCAGAGATCACAGAATTACTCCAGCAAGCAAGGGAGAACCAGGCGACCATTTTCATTTGCGGCAACGGTGGCAGTTGGGCAACTGCAGCGCACATGGTATGTGATTTTGGTAAAAACACCCGCAAGCCCGATAAGAAGCGCATGCGAGTAATTGGATTAGGTGACAATATCCCCTCATTAACCGCCTATGCCAATGACGAAGGTTACGATCGCGTGTTTGCGGAACCGCTGATGAATTTGATGCAGCCCGGTGATGTGCTGATTGCCATCAGCGGCAGTGGAAATTCACCCAATATATTAGAAGCCGTCAAAACAGCCAGGCAATTTGACGGAGTCTCCGTTGGTTTGACTGGTTTTGAAGGCGGACAACTCAAAGACCTGGTTGACTATCCCCTGGTGATTCCCTCAGATAGCATGGAGGTCATTGAAGATTTTCACATGATCGTCGATCATATAATGACCCTTTGCTTAAGGCAGTAA
- a CDS encoding ATP-binding cassette domain-containing protein: MLSAQNLSFAYQPEKTILHDVSLKVQTGEVLYILGPNGVGKTTLLHILAGLLTPDTGHVFLADEHLEAYSAAERAKLIGLIPQLYTPVFAYTIKEMVIMGRAPHLGWLSAPSKPDVAIVDEALEQVGLYELRDRAFTSLSGGERQLALIARGLAQKCSLLLMDEPTAHLDLSNQHRILEIINQLSDQGLSFIISSHSPNDALAYADNVVLLSGGWVTEYGPPKQILTEPNISSVYGIKTEVIFDWLEGKAVPKAVVPRRPLRLLPGSLQELGSPLNRIYEQSQTAPQLLLVTGLSGAGKTTWCLQLSQNARAMGLSVAGILSPGIYEGKQKIGIGAKELLSGEERPLARLREDEDAELATPRWAFDADVLEWANQKLASFPVTDLLIIDELGPLEFLRGEGLTQGLSRIDAGNYRLACVVIRSSLLPKALQRWPNALVVEGGGSVIE, translated from the coding sequence ATGCTATCTGCGCAAAATCTCAGTTTTGCCTACCAGCCAGAGAAAACCATTTTGCACGATGTCAGTTTGAAGGTGCAGACAGGTGAAGTGCTGTACATTTTGGGACCCAATGGCGTTGGAAAAACGACCTTGCTTCATATCCTGGCAGGGTTACTGACCCCTGACACCGGGCATGTGTTTCTTGCGGATGAACACCTCGAAGCTTATTCTGCAGCAGAACGAGCAAAACTCATTGGGCTGATTCCGCAGTTGTACACGCCAGTTTTTGCTTATACGATTAAGGAAATGGTAATTATGGGGCGTGCACCGCATCTAGGATGGTTGAGTGCACCTTCAAAACCCGACGTTGCTATTGTTGATGAGGCTTTGGAGCAGGTTGGCTTGTATGAATTGCGGGATCGCGCGTTTACCAGCCTTAGCGGAGGTGAACGTCAGCTCGCCTTGATTGCGCGCGGCTTGGCTCAAAAATGCAGTCTGCTGCTGATGGACGAACCTACAGCACATCTTGATTTGAGCAATCAGCATCGGATATTGGAGATCATCAACCAGTTGAGCGATCAGGGCTTATCATTTATCATCTCCTCGCATTCTCCCAATGATGCCCTGGCTTATGCAGACAATGTCGTTTTATTAAGCGGCGGCTGGGTTACTGAGTATGGCCCACCAAAACAGATATTAACAGAACCAAATATTTCTTCTGTTTATGGGATTAAGACTGAAGTGATTTTTGATTGGTTGGAGGGTAAAGCTGTGCCTAAAGCGGTTGTTCCACGTCGACCATTACGACTTTTGCCAGGTTCACTCCAGGAACTGGGCAGCCCTTTGAACCGAATTTATGAACAAAGCCAGACTGCGCCCCAATTGCTCCTGGTTACCGGTTTGAGCGGTGCAGGGAAGACAACCTGGTGTCTTCAATTATCGCAGAATGCCAGAGCAATGGGGCTTTCTGTAGCGGGCATTCTTTCACCTGGTATCTACGAAGGCAAACAAAAAATTGGCATTGGAGCAAAAGAATTGTTAAGTGGTGAGGAGCGCCCGTTGGCAAGGCTGCGTGAAGATGAAGACGCAGAATTAGCCACGCCACGCTGGGCATTTGATGCTGATGTTCTAGAATGGGCAAATCAAAAACTGGCCAGTTTTCCAGTTACCGACTTGTTAATTATTGATGAACTGGGCCCGCTGGAATTTCTCAGGGGAGAAGGTCTGACTCAAGGTTTGAGCCGCATCGATGCGGGTAACTATCGATTGGCTTGTGTGGTCATCCGCTCTTCTCTGCTGCCAAAGGCGCTTCAACGCTGGCCAAATGCTTTGGTCGTAGAGGGCGGCGGCTCGGTTATTGAGTGA
- a CDS encoding FecCD family ABC transporter permease yields MNKKKTRLSESTLDGLILLLPVALAIVSLSMGRYRIDPLDVIKTLLSPVIPNFAEGIPEIAQRLVLQIRIPRTLAAILIGASFGATGTALQAVFKNPLVDSNILGVTSGAGFGAATAILLKGSSWQVQLSAFLFGLVAVSLAFFGSRLYKATPLLVLTLMGILVGSLFNSLTSLLKYAADPLDALPAITFWLLGSLTSITWRNIPALAIITLTGLAFFWLIRWRLNIISLGDDEAKSLGVNPIHMKMMVILAATLMTAAAVAVSGVIGWVGLVIPHAGRMLVGPDHKRLITASIGLGAAFLILIDNIARTMLPGEIPLGVLTGLVGVPLLIVLLRRGRVGW; encoded by the coding sequence ATGAATAAAAAGAAAACCCGGTTGTCAGAATCGACTCTCGATGGGTTGATCTTGCTCTTACCGGTGGCGTTGGCTATCGTTTCTTTGTCCATGGGTCGGTATCGAATCGACCCATTGGATGTAATCAAGACTTTACTTTCGCCAGTAATTCCAAACTTCGCAGAAGGGATACCGGAAATCGCCCAAAGGCTTGTGCTGCAGATTCGCATACCGCGGACCCTTGCTGCGATTTTAATCGGCGCCAGTTTTGGAGCAACAGGAACCGCACTTCAAGCTGTTTTCAAAAACCCACTGGTTGATTCAAACATCCTGGGAGTGACTTCTGGAGCTGGATTTGGGGCAGCTACCGCCATACTTTTAAAAGGCAGCTCCTGGCAAGTTCAATTATCCGCCTTCTTATTTGGGCTTGTGGCTGTATCTCTTGCATTTTTTGGAAGTCGTTTATATAAAGCCACCCCGCTTTTGGTGTTGACATTAATGGGCATCCTCGTGGGCTCGCTGTTTAATTCACTGACGTCTTTATTGAAATATGCCGCAGACCCATTAGATGCATTGCCAGCTATCACCTTTTGGCTTTTGGGAAGTTTGACGAGTATTACCTGGCGAAATATCCCTGCACTGGCCATTATAACCTTGACAGGTTTGGCTTTCTTTTGGTTGATCCGTTGGCGATTGAACATCATTTCTTTAGGCGATGACGAAGCGAAATCATTAGGCGTCAACCCGATTCACATGAAAATGATGGTTATCCTGGCAGCCACGTTGATGACTGCGGCGGCTGTTGCTGTCAGCGGTGTGATTGGCTGGGTGGGCTTGGTGATACCCCATGCAGGCAGAATGCTTGTTGGCCCTGACCACAAGCGGTTAATCACGGCATCAATTGGGCTTGGGGCGGCGTTTTTAATTTTGATCGATAATATCGCACGAACAATGCTTCCTGGTGAAATTCCATTAGGTGTCTTGACCGGACTGGTTGGTGTGCCGCTGTTGATTGTGTTATTAAGGCGGGGAAGGGTGGGGTGGTGA
- a CDS encoding ABC transporter substrate-binding protein: MKNNQLRTFIIIGLLSILLIGCSGGIQKYQSLSAVNDVEEVQTSQAETKEGENPVEEVSLTTAMDVESAKFSIKADPDLQEVIAELYGSVFEGEAPLFVDENPDLIATRASGNRDGRPYIQPTFLPDAVLIPETDNLDVYNFINFAISPDGQQALIDMGALPEIISLIDQAGNLVEIQQPIRRVISAYGPASAIVYSVNGWDRLVSAAYLGARDPQGAAAMERIDPRFPDLVGDAYFSQKEFNLEQAAKLEPDLIIGSFRSAWIDTVKELGVPLFMVEAETSQQLREAVLMIGRLFGPNSQAQAQAWVDYYDWIIESIQGQLSGILPDEKPHVLFTGTEALRVVSGDMYQTTMIDAAGGISASAELSGYWNDINIEQVAVWNPDLIIVPPYGGASVGAITENPEWQIIDAVMQGQVFLMPKLVVPWDTPAPDSVLGIVWIAELIHPDSVELSCAIETEFFYNTFYSYAITKDEITSICNYE; the protein is encoded by the coding sequence TTGAAAAACAATCAATTACGTACATTTATCATCATCGGATTGCTCAGTATTTTGCTGATTGGTTGTTCCGGAGGCATACAGAAATATCAATCTTTATCGGCGGTAAACGATGTTGAGGAAGTTCAGACATCTCAGGCTGAAACCAAAGAAGGTGAAAATCCAGTTGAAGAAGTGAGTCTCACTACTGCAATGGATGTGGAATCAGCGAAATTCTCCATTAAAGCGGATCCTGACCTTCAAGAAGTTATTGCAGAACTCTATGGAAGTGTTTTTGAAGGCGAAGCCCCGCTCTTTGTTGACGAAAATCCTGATTTAATCGCAACCAGGGCGAGTGGAAACCGAGATGGCAGGCCTTATATTCAACCGACGTTTTTACCAGATGCGGTATTAATTCCAGAAACTGACAACCTTGATGTGTACAATTTTATCAACTTTGCCATTTCTCCTGATGGACAGCAAGCATTAATTGACATGGGCGCTCTGCCTGAAATTATTTCTCTGATAGACCAGGCTGGAAACCTGGTTGAGATTCAACAGCCAATTCGACGGGTGATCTCAGCTTATGGCCCTGCATCTGCCATAGTTTACTCAGTTAATGGTTGGGATCGACTGGTTTCTGCAGCTTATTTAGGTGCACGAGACCCACAAGGTGCTGCTGCCATGGAGCGCATCGACCCACGTTTTCCTGATCTTGTCGGTGACGCCTATTTCTCGCAAAAGGAATTTAATCTTGAGCAGGCTGCTAAGTTAGAGCCAGATTTGATTATCGGGTCTTTTCGCTCAGCCTGGATTGATACCGTTAAGGAATTAGGTGTTCCACTTTTTATGGTCGAAGCAGAAACCTCCCAGCAATTAAGAGAAGCCGTTCTGATGATCGGACGGCTCTTTGGACCAAACAGTCAAGCACAAGCACAGGCCTGGGTTGACTACTATGATTGGATCATCGAAAGCATCCAGGGTCAGCTTTCCGGAATTCTTCCAGATGAAAAACCTCATGTTCTGTTTACTGGAACCGAAGCTTTGCGAGTTGTCAGCGGCGACATGTACCAGACGACAATGATTGATGCTGCAGGTGGTATTTCTGCCAGTGCTGAATTGTCGGGCTATTGGAACGATATCAACATTGAGCAGGTCGCTGTTTGGAATCCAGACCTGATCATTGTTCCTCCTTATGGCGGTGCCAGCGTAGGAGCGATTACTGAAAACCCGGAATGGCAAATTATTGATGCCGTGATGCAGGGTCAGGTCTTTCTTATGCCAAAATTGGTGGTTCCCTGGGATACGCCAGCACCGGATTCTGTGTTGGGAATCGTCTGGATAGCAGAACTCATTCACCCTGACAGTGTGGAACTCAGTTGTGCGATTGAGACCGAATTTTTCTATAATACCTTTTATTCCTATGCGATTACCAAAGATGAAATTACTTCCATCTGTAACTATGAATAA
- a CDS encoding PadR family transcriptional regulator: MSRPVPDEVILGLIKAKPTHGYELLECFRSRQQLGRIWTLSTSQLYAVLKRLEQAKAIRGRKISSSNAPPRIEYEVTPSGETQLFSWLYADDPSPSIHRIRVLFLSRIYIANLLGVSHRKIIDAQIIACESQKAKLESRLPNEISDIERLTINYVLSQLDAAVRWLKESDFYLRIIG; encoded by the coding sequence ATGAGTCGACCTGTCCCTGATGAAGTGATCCTCGGATTGATCAAAGCAAAACCAACGCATGGTTATGAGTTGCTGGAGTGCTTTCGATCCAGACAGCAATTAGGTCGCATCTGGACGCTGAGCACCAGCCAGCTATACGCCGTCCTTAAAAGATTGGAGCAGGCAAAAGCAATTCGTGGAAGGAAAATTAGCTCTTCAAATGCGCCACCTCGGATTGAATATGAAGTCACACCCTCAGGAGAAACTCAATTATTCTCCTGGCTATACGCTGATGACCCTTCGCCAAGCATTCATCGCATCAGGGTGTTGTTTTTAAGTCGTATTTATATCGCGAATTTACTGGGCGTATCGCATAGAAAAATTATTGATGCTCAAATAATTGCCTGTGAGTCTCAAAAAGCCAAACTGGAATCCCGTTTGCCTAACGAAATTTCAGACATTGAAAGATTAACGATTAATTATGTCCTCAGCCAGTTGGATGCTGCCGTTCGCTGGTTAAAAGAAAGTGATTTCTATTTGAGGATCATCGGGTAA
- the ftsZ gene encoding cell division protein FtsZ has protein sequence MDQKTNPISIKQTPMNVPKPKIIVVGLGGGGCNAVNRMIEFGVKGVEFIACNTDQQALQSSLADKRIQLGPKCTRGLGAGGFPSIGEKAAEESVQVLANALEGADMVFLTAGMGGGTGSGAIPVVARISQTIGAVTIAIVTTPFSFEMGRRQKNAAIALQKLRQYTNTMITVSNDRLLEVAPPDIPLETAFKLADDVLRQGVNGISELMTETGMINVDFAHIKRVMALGGGALMAIGTGEGEDKAFQALQKALHHPMLDEVRLDEAAGIIANFSGGNDLTFSEVAETLAYLQQESGNQAEIIPGVINDPNLNNRAQVILIVTGLGALPIEKVIPGSEKILAELAASEKAHLPEQRNTLDPVKQDYSQQQDSPVPSYSFVEPHPTMMSSDLDLPAFLRKRIKG, from the coding sequence ATGGATCAAAAAACAAATCCTATTTCGATCAAACAAACACCGATGAATGTGCCTAAACCCAAAATCATAGTGGTCGGTCTGGGCGGTGGTGGTTGTAATGCTGTCAATCGCATGATTGAATTTGGCGTTAAAGGTGTCGAATTCATCGCATGCAATACCGATCAACAAGCTCTTCAAAGTTCTTTAGCGGACAAAAGGATCCAGCTTGGACCAAAGTGCACTCGGGGATTGGGTGCGGGTGGTTTTCCGTCAATAGGCGAAAAGGCGGCTGAAGAAAGTGTGCAGGTTTTGGCGAATGCCCTTGAAGGCGCTGATATGGTATTTCTAACTGCGGGCATGGGTGGGGGAACAGGTTCTGGCGCAATCCCCGTGGTTGCCAGGATTTCGCAAACAATTGGCGCGGTGACCATTGCCATCGTGACAACGCCATTCTCATTTGAAATGGGACGACGTCAGAAAAATGCTGCTATTGCCTTGCAGAAATTGAGACAATATACCAATACAATGATTACTGTCTCAAATGATCGCTTGCTAGAAGTTGCCCCACCAGATATCCCCCTCGAAACAGCTTTTAAATTGGCGGACGATGTCCTCAGACAGGGTGTGAATGGTATCAGTGAATTAATGACAGAAACGGGAATGATCAATGTTGACTTTGCTCATATCAAACGGGTCATGGCGCTGGGAGGCGGCGCCTTAATGGCAATCGGCACCGGGGAGGGCGAAGATAAAGCCTTCCAGGCATTGCAAAAAGCCTTGCATCATCCCATGCTGGATGAAGTCAGGCTTGATGAGGCTGCTGGGATTATCGCTAATTTTAGCGGTGGGAACGACTTAACCTTCTCTGAGGTTGCTGAAACACTGGCTTATTTGCAGCAAGAGTCGGGCAACCAGGCCGAGATCATCCCGGGGGTCATCAATGATCCTAACCTCAACAATCGTGCCCAGGTGATTCTCATCGTTACTGGCTTAGGCGCTTTGCCTATTGAAAAAGTCATTCCCGGGTCAGAAAAAATTTTAGCTGAGTTAGCAGCTTCAGAAAAGGCACACCTACCCGAGCAAAGGAATACACTCGATCCTGTGAAACAAGATTATTCCCAGCAACAGGACAGCCCAGTACCATCTTATTCTTTCGTGGAGCCACACCCAACAATGATGTCTTCAGATTTGGATTTACCGGCTTTTCTCAGAAAAAGGATTAAAGGTTAA
- a CDS encoding SDR family oxidoreductase: MQILFSLMMCKGCANSINFFCYNSSDMIMVTGGTGFIGNVLIRQLSNLGYPIKLLIRPSKASPNFPIGVPLEVAISSFSDAKGLRAAMKGVDIVYHLASAESLGRKAELTPVDVQGTEMLVQAAAQAKIDRFIYLSHLGADSSSAYPALKAKGRAENAIRNANFPYTIFRSAIAYGERDHFSNGLAFLLKISPFFVPLPDNGSMLLQPIWVDDLVNALIWTIDMPQLANEIIEIGGPEYLTFKEICLIISEKIGVKRQFFNVPPVYLNWLTEILEIITPNFPTSVFWMDYLASNRTTALDALPRMFSLNPARMNQRLDYLEGKNFRKNWWKFILRRKRTIPRWD, encoded by the coding sequence TTGCAGATTCTTTTTTCACTAATGATGTGCAAGGGTTGTGCCAACTCTATTAATTTTTTCTGCTATAATTCCTCTGATATGATTATGGTAACTGGTGGCACTGGTTTCATAGGCAATGTGCTAATTCGCCAACTCTCGAATCTTGGTTATCCGATCAAACTTTTAATCAGGCCTTCGAAAGCGTCTCCGAATTTTCCTATAGGTGTTCCCTTGGAAGTCGCAATTTCCAGTTTCTCAGACGCTAAAGGATTGCGCGCTGCAATGAAAGGCGTTGATATCGTCTATCATCTGGCAAGTGCCGAATCCCTGGGGAGGAAAGCAGAGCTAACTCCGGTTGACGTTCAGGGAACTGAAATGCTCGTCCAGGCGGCTGCGCAAGCAAAAATTGACCGTTTTATTTACCTGAGTCATCTGGGCGCCGATTCCTCCTCAGCCTATCCGGCACTTAAAGCCAAGGGAAGGGCTGAAAACGCAATTAGAAATGCTAACTTCCCGTATACCATTTTTCGTTCTGCGATTGCCTATGGCGAAAGGGACCATTTCAGCAATGGATTAGCTTTTCTACTAAAAATATCCCCTTTTTTTGTGCCGTTGCCCGATAATGGCTCAATGCTATTACAGCCCATATGGGTGGACGATCTTGTTAATGCACTGATTTGGACTATTGATATGCCCCAATTGGCAAATGAGATCATTGAGATCGGTGGACCAGAGTATCTGACCTTTAAAGAAATTTGCTTGATCATTTCAGAAAAAATTGGTGTAAAGCGTCAATTTTTTAATGTGCCGCCAGTGTATTTAAATTGGTTGACAGAAATTCTTGAAATCATTACTCCAAACTTTCCAACCTCTGTCTTTTGGATGGACTATCTTGCCTCAAACCGAACCACAGCTTTGGATGCATTGCCAAGGATGTTCAGCCTGAACCCAGCCCGGATGAACCAGCGATTAGACTATCTTGAAGGGAAAAACTTTCGAAAGAATTGGTGGAAGTTTATTTTGAGAAGAAAGCGAACGATTCCACGATGGGATTAA
- a CDS encoding DUF3536 domain-containing protein yields MGLNTVCIHGHFYQPPREDPLSGLISDEIGAEPFQNWNERIHAECYQPNATLRNFEKISFNIGPTLFNWMQSYDPDTYQAIIAQERMMFEANGVGNGLAQPYNHVIMPLVNKRDKITQIQWGIADFEYRFGHPPCGMWLPETAVDMETLTLLADHNINFTILAPWQVRLPEGYSTQQPYLVKLPGNREPINVFLYHRDLSTSVSFVSDTTRNADTFMREMISPLFQPTKGETNQMVLIASDGEVYGHHKAFRDKFLSHLLNGALHTQSINLTYPGLWLRDNSPELFVDLVEFTSWSCMHGITRWMGECECSPGANWKTVLRLGLEKIAQDVDHEYETFVSAYTPQVWELRNAYIAVFLGQLSLPELLGRYIQKPLTDDDIIKIGMLLAAQFERQRIFTSCGWFFEHFHRIEPQNNIAYAAQAVWLTEKVTGRELKAKSMACLKKVKDERTGLRGDTVFAERYQRIQDFSEENVSYFNPSSSFST; encoded by the coding sequence ATGGGATTAAACACAGTCTGTATTCATGGTCATTTCTACCAACCTCCAAGGGAAGACCCTTTGTCCGGGTTGATCTCTGATGAAATTGGCGCAGAACCATTTCAGAATTGGAACGAGCGCATCCATGCGGAATGCTATCAACCTAACGCAACGTTGAGAAACTTTGAAAAGATCAGTTTCAACATTGGGCCAACGTTATTCAATTGGATGCAATCCTACGATCCAGACACTTATCAGGCGATTATCGCTCAAGAAAGAATGATGTTTGAAGCGAATGGCGTTGGAAATGGTTTGGCGCAACCCTATAACCATGTCATTATGCCCTTGGTCAACAAGCGCGACAAAATTACTCAAATCCAGTGGGGAATTGCTGATTTTGAGTACAGATTCGGCCATCCCCCTTGCGGGATGTGGCTTCCTGAAACAGCCGTTGACATGGAAACCCTCACCTTGCTTGCAGATCATAATATCAACTTTACCATTCTTGCGCCTTGGCAAGTTCGTTTGCCTGAAGGCTATTCCACGCAACAGCCTTACCTCGTCAAACTACCCGGAAACAGGGAACCCATCAATGTGTTCCTTTACCACAGAGATTTAAGCACATCTGTCAGCTTTGTCTCTGATACTACGCGAAATGCCGATACTTTTATGCGTGAAATGATATCACCGTTGTTTCAACCAACCAAGGGCGAAACCAACCAGATGGTGCTGATTGCCTCTGATGGTGAGGTCTACGGTCACCATAAAGCCTTCAGGGATAAATTCCTGTCTCACTTGCTGAATGGCGCCCTGCACACGCAGAGTATAAATTTAACCTATCCTGGGCTTTGGCTACGAGATAACTCACCCGAATTATTCGTTGACCTGGTCGAGTTTACCTCCTGGAGCTGCATGCACGGTATTACACGCTGGATGGGAGAATGTGAATGCAGTCCAGGCGCTAATTGGAAGACTGTCCTTCGCTTGGGTTTGGAAAAAATCGCTCAGGATGTCGATCATGAATACGAAACCTTTGTAAGTGCATACACACCACAGGTTTGGGAACTTCGAAACGCGTATATTGCTGTTTTTTTAGGTCAGCTTTCACTGCCTGAATTGCTGGGGCGATATATCCAGAAACCGCTAACCGACGATGACATCATCAAGATAGGCATGCTATTAGCTGCCCAATTCGAACGACAGCGCATTTTCACCTCCTGCGGATGGTTCTTTGAGCATTTTCATCGCATCGAACCCCAAAACAATATCGCCTATGCAGCCCAAGCCGTTTGGTTAACTGAAAAAGTTACCGGCAGGGAATTAAAAGCAAAATCGATGGCGTGCTTGAAAAAAGTAAAAGATGAACGCACCGGATTGCGCGGAGATACCGTCTTTGCTGAACGCTATCAACGCATTCAAGATTTCTCAGAAGAAAATGTTTCTTATTTTAACCCTTCCAGCAGCTTCTCTACCTGA